A stretch of the Oncorhynchus mykiss isolate Arlee chromosome 23, USDA_OmykA_1.1, whole genome shotgun sequence genome encodes the following:
- the dnai2b gene encoding dynein intermediate chain 3, ciliary isoform X1, giving the protein MEIVHVYTKKRNEFGRQCNFSDRPAELHVDILPDPSLASNFIERDPCDIPIQCTQEMSEHEVNTERFESDTRGINHVEGGWPKDVNPQEMEQTIRFRKKVEKDEHYFSTIMQLGSNMEHCIKQNNAINIYQEYFEEEEVVEESEEQPSAKTINVFRDPNEIKRTATCLSWHPDGSCKLAVAYSSLGFQNISPDMSYDSYIWDIENPNKPEMTLKPVSLLVCLEYNPKDSHILVGGSYNGQIAYWDTRKGSQPVEMSTIEHSHRDPVYKVIWLQSKTGTDTFSASTDGQVLWWDIRKMSEPTERLVLDPNKKGNLDNALGAISLEFETTMPTKFMVGTEQGLVVSCNRKAKTPAEKIVCTYSGHHGPIYALQRNPFFPKNFLTVADWTARIWSEDIKESSIMWTKYHMAYLSDGCWSPVRPSVFFTVKMDGTLDVWDFLFKQNDPTLSLKVCDEALYSLRVQDNGRFLACGSQLGTATLLEISPGLCTLQRNEKALATAMFERETKREKILEARHREMRLKERSRSEQSKDEDTKEGDGEESVEELATRTEAEFYEIVEAELKKRAKEQEKKEKDVCEEKEV; this is encoded by the exons ATGGAGATAGTTCATGTGTACACCAAGAAGCGCAATGAGTTTGGGCGACAGTGTAATTTCTCTGATCGGCCTGCTGAGTTGCATGTGGACATCCTCCCTGATCCTTCTCTGGCATCCAACTTCATTGAGAGAGACCCTTGCGATATTCCCATACAGTGCACACAAGAGATGTCCGAGCATGAG GTGAACACTGAGCGCTTTGAGTCAGACACCAGGGGGATAAACcatgtggagggaggctggcCCAAGGACGTCAATCCTCAGGAGATGGAGCAGACCATCCGCTTCAGAAAGAAAGTGGAGAAAGATGAGCATTATTTCAGCACAATCATGCAGCTGGGCAGT AATATGGAGCATTGCATCAAACAAAACAATGCCATCAACATCTACCAGGAGTActttgaagaggaggaggtggtggaggagtcCGAGGAGCAGCCCTCAGCCAAAACCATCAATGTTTTCAG AGACCCGAACGAGATAAAGCGCACTGCCACTTGTCTGTCCTGGCATCCCGATGGCAGCTGTAAACTGGCTGTGGCCTACTCTTCACTAGGGTTCCAGAACATCTCTCCAGACATGAGCTATGACTCATATATATGGGACATTG AGAATCCCAATAAGCCAGAGATGACCCTGAAACcggtctctctactggtctgtctGGAGTACAACCCCAAAGACTCTCACATCCTGGTCGGAGGCAGCTACAATGGCCAGATCG CTTATTGGGACACTCGCAAGGGGAGCCAGCCGGTGGAAATGTCCACAATAGAGCACAGCCACAGAGACCCTGTCTACAAagtcatctggttgcagtcaaaGACAGGAACCGATACCTTCTCTGCATCTACGGACGGCCAG GTGCTGTGGTGGGACATCCGTAAGATGAGTGAGCCCACAGAGAGGCTGGTACTGGACCCCAACAAAAAGGGCAACCTGGACAATGCCTTGGGGGCAATCTCACTGGAGTTTGAGACCACTATG CCCACAAAGTTTATGGTAGGGACAGAGCAAGGGCTGGTGGTCTCCTGTAACCGCAAGGCCAAGACCCCGGCAGAGAAGATAGTGTGTACGTACAGCGGTCATCACGGCCCAATCTACGCCCTGCAAAGGAACCCTTTTTTCCCCAAGAACTTCCTGACCGTAGCCGATTGGACAGCCCGCATCTGGTCCGAAGACATCAAGGAGTCGTCCATCATGTGGACAAA ATACCATATGGCCTATCTGTCAGATGGCTGCTGGAGTCCAGTACGACCCTCTGTGTTCTTCACCGTCAAAATGGACGGGACGCTAGACGTTTGGGACTTCCTCTTCAAACAGAACGACCCCACCCTCAGTCTAAAA GTGTGTGATGAGGCTCTGTACAGCCTGCGGGTGCAGGATAACGGGCGCTTCCTGGCCTGTGGCTCTCAGCTGGGCACTGCCACCCTGCTGGAAATCTCCCCAGGGCTGTGTACCCTCCAGAGGAACGAGAAGGCCCTAGCCACTGCG ATGTTTGAGCGGGAGACCAAACGGGAGAAGATCTTGGAGGCGCGACACCGTGAGATGCGTCTGAAGGAGCGCAGCCGCTCGGAGCAGAGCAAGGACGAGGACACCAAGGAGGGAGACGGAGAAGAGAGCGTCGAGGAGCTAGCAACTCGCACGGAGGCAGAGTTCTATGAGATAGTAGAAGCTGAGCTGAAGAAGAGAGCTAAGGAGCAAGAAAAAAAG GAGAAAGACGTGTGTGAAGAGAAAGAAGTCTGA
- the dnai2b gene encoding dynein intermediate chain 2, axonemal isoform X2 yields MEQTIRFRKKVEKDEHYFSTIMQLGSNMEHCIKQNNAINIYQEYFEEEEVVEESEEQPSAKTINVFRDPNEIKRTATCLSWHPDGSCKLAVAYSSLGFQNISPDMSYDSYIWDIENPNKPEMTLKPVSLLVCLEYNPKDSHILVGGSYNGQIAYWDTRKGSQPVEMSTIEHSHRDPVYKVIWLQSKTGTDTFSASTDGQVLWWDIRKMSEPTERLVLDPNKKGNLDNALGAISLEFETTMPTKFMVGTEQGLVVSCNRKAKTPAEKIVCTYSGHHGPIYALQRNPFFPKNFLTVADWTARIWSEDIKESSIMWTKYHMAYLSDGCWSPVRPSVFFTVKMDGTLDVWDFLFKQNDPTLSLKVCDEALYSLRVQDNGRFLACGSQLGTATLLEISPGLCTLQRNEKALATAMFERETKREKILEARHREMRLKERSRSEQSKDEDTKEGDGEESVEELATRTEAEFYEIVEAELKKRAKEQEKKEKDVCEEKEV; encoded by the exons ATGGAGCAGACCATCCGCTTCAGAAAGAAAGTGGAGAAAGATGAGCATTATTTCAGCACAATCATGCAGCTGGGCAGT AATATGGAGCATTGCATCAAACAAAACAATGCCATCAACATCTACCAGGAGTActttgaagaggaggaggtggtggaggagtcCGAGGAGCAGCCCTCAGCCAAAACCATCAATGTTTTCAG AGACCCGAACGAGATAAAGCGCACTGCCACTTGTCTGTCCTGGCATCCCGATGGCAGCTGTAAACTGGCTGTGGCCTACTCTTCACTAGGGTTCCAGAACATCTCTCCAGACATGAGCTATGACTCATATATATGGGACATTG AGAATCCCAATAAGCCAGAGATGACCCTGAAACcggtctctctactggtctgtctGGAGTACAACCCCAAAGACTCTCACATCCTGGTCGGAGGCAGCTACAATGGCCAGATCG CTTATTGGGACACTCGCAAGGGGAGCCAGCCGGTGGAAATGTCCACAATAGAGCACAGCCACAGAGACCCTGTCTACAAagtcatctggttgcagtcaaaGACAGGAACCGATACCTTCTCTGCATCTACGGACGGCCAG GTGCTGTGGTGGGACATCCGTAAGATGAGTGAGCCCACAGAGAGGCTGGTACTGGACCCCAACAAAAAGGGCAACCTGGACAATGCCTTGGGGGCAATCTCACTGGAGTTTGAGACCACTATG CCCACAAAGTTTATGGTAGGGACAGAGCAAGGGCTGGTGGTCTCCTGTAACCGCAAGGCCAAGACCCCGGCAGAGAAGATAGTGTGTACGTACAGCGGTCATCACGGCCCAATCTACGCCCTGCAAAGGAACCCTTTTTTCCCCAAGAACTTCCTGACCGTAGCCGATTGGACAGCCCGCATCTGGTCCGAAGACATCAAGGAGTCGTCCATCATGTGGACAAA ATACCATATGGCCTATCTGTCAGATGGCTGCTGGAGTCCAGTACGACCCTCTGTGTTCTTCACCGTCAAAATGGACGGGACGCTAGACGTTTGGGACTTCCTCTTCAAACAGAACGACCCCACCCTCAGTCTAAAA GTGTGTGATGAGGCTCTGTACAGCCTGCGGGTGCAGGATAACGGGCGCTTCCTGGCCTGTGGCTCTCAGCTGGGCACTGCCACCCTGCTGGAAATCTCCCCAGGGCTGTGTACCCTCCAGAGGAACGAGAAGGCCCTAGCCACTGCG ATGTTTGAGCGGGAGACCAAACGGGAGAAGATCTTGGAGGCGCGACACCGTGAGATGCGTCTGAAGGAGCGCAGCCGCTCGGAGCAGAGCAAGGACGAGGACACCAAGGAGGGAGACGGAGAAGAGAGCGTCGAGGAGCTAGCAACTCGCACGGAGGCAGAGTTCTATGAGATAGTAGAAGCTGAGCTGAAGAAGAGAGCTAAGGAGCAAGAAAAAAAG GAGAAAGACGTGTGTGAAGAGAAAGAAGTCTGA